One segment of Macrotis lagotis isolate mMagLag1 chromosome 1, bilby.v1.9.chrom.fasta, whole genome shotgun sequence DNA contains the following:
- the KLC1 gene encoding kinesin light chain 1 isoform X7: MYDNMSTMVYLKEDKLEKLTQDEIISKTKQVIQGLEALKNEHNSILQSLLETLKCLKKDDESNLVEEKSNMIRKSLEMLELGLSEAQVMMALSNHLNAVESEKQKLRAQVRRLCQENQWLRDELANTQQKLQKSEQSVAQLEEEKKHLEFMNQLKKYDDDISPSEDKDNDSTKEPLDDLFPNDEDDPGQGIQQQHSSAAAAAQQGGYEIPARLRTLHNLVIQYASQGRYEVAVPLCKQALEDLEKTSGHDHPDVATMLNILALVYRDQNKYKDAANLLNDALAIREKTLGKDHPAVAATLNNLAVLYGKRGKYKEAEPLCKRALEIREKVLGKDHPDVAKQLNNLALLCQNQGKYEEVEYYYQRALEIYQTKLGPDDPNVAKTKNNLASCYLKQGKFKQAETLYKEILTRAHEREFGSVDDENKPIWMHAEEREECKGKQKDGTSFGEYGGWYKACKVDSPTVTTTLKNLGALYRRQGKFEAAETLEEAAMRSRKQGLDNVHKQRVAEVLNDPESIEKRRSRESLNVDVVKYESGPDGGEEDGTGSLKRSGSFSKLRASIRRSSEKLVRKLKGGSSRDSEPKNPGNEIIV, encoded by the exons atgtatgACAACATGTCCACAATGGTGTACCTAAAGGAAGACAAGTTGGAGAAGCTCACCCAGGATGAAATCATTTCTAAGACAAAGCAAGTGATTCAGGGACTGGAAGCTCTGAAGAATGAACACAATTCTATCTTGCAAAGTTTACTTGAGACACTTAAGTGTTTGAAGAAAGATGATGAGAGTAATCTGGTGGAAGAGAAATCAAATATGATTCGCAAGTCACTGGAAATGTTGGAGCTTGGGCTGAGTGAAGCACAG GTCATGATGGCCTTGTCAAACCATCTAAATGCAGTTGagtcagagaaacagaaattGCGAGCCCAAGTACGTCGTCTATGCCAGGAAAATCAGTGGCTGCGGGATGAGTTAGCTAACACACAGCAGAAATTACAAAAAAGTGAGCAATCTGTGGCTCaattggaggaagaaaagaaacaccTGGAATTCATgaatcagttaaaaaaatatgatGATGACATTTCTCCATCA GAGGACAAAGACAATGATTCTACCAAAGAACCTCTGGATGACCTTTTCCCCAATGATGAAGATGACCCAGGTCAAGGAA TTCAACAGCAGCATAGCAGTGCAGCTGCTGCTGCCCAGCAAGGGGGCTATGAAATTCCTGCACGACTTAGAACTCTTCATAACCTTGTTATTCAGTATGCTTCCCAAGGTAGATATGAGGTTGCTGTACCATTGTGCAAGCAAGCACTTGAAGATCTTGAGAAGACTTCTGGTCATGATCATCCTGATGTTGCCACCATGCTAAATATCTTGGCTCTCGTATATAG AGatcagaataaatacaaagatgCAGCTAATCTACTAAATGATGCACTGGCTATTCGTGAAAAAACCTTGGGCAAAGATCATCCAGCg GTGGCAGCAACTCTGAATAATCTTGCAGTGCTTTATGGTAAAAGAGGGAAGTACAAAGAAGCTGAGCCTTTGTGTAAGAGAGCCCTGGAGATCAGAGAGAAG GTTTTGGGAAAAGATCACCCAGATGTTGCCAAACAATTAAATAACTTGGCTTTACTCTGCCAGAACCAGGGCAAGTATGAGGAGGTAGAATATTATTATCAAAGAGCCCTTGAGATCTACCAGACAAAACTGGGACCAGATGACCCCAATGTggccaaaacaaaaaataacttg GCATCCTGCTACCTGAAGCAAGGGAAATTCAAACAGGCTGAAACGCTGTACAAGGAGATTCTCACTCGTGCACATGAGAGAGAGTTTGGCTCTGTAGATG ATGAAAATAAACCCATTTGGATGCAtgcagaggagagagaagaatgcAAA GGAAAACAAAAGGATGGGACATCTTTTGGGGAATATGGTGGCTGGTATAAAGCTTGCAAAGTTGATAG TCCAACTGTGACAACCACTTTAAAGAACCTTGGAGCACTTTATAGACGTCAAGGGAAGTTTGAAGCTGCTGAAACATTAGAGGAAGCAGCCATGAGGTCTCGAAAACAG GGTCTTGACAATGTTCACAAACAGAGAGTAGCTGAAGTGCTAAATGACCCTGAGAgcatagaaaaaagaagaagccGAGAAAGTCTCAATGTTGATGTGGTAAAGTACGAGAGTGGTCCTGATGGAGGGGAGGAA
- the KLC1 gene encoding kinesin light chain 1 isoform X8 translates to MYDNMSTMVYLKEDKLEKLTQDEIISKTKQVIQGLEALKNEHNSILQSLLETLKCLKKDDESNLVEEKSNMIRKSLEMLELGLSEAQVMMALSNHLNAVESEKQKLRAQVRRLCQENQWLRDELANTQQKLQKSEQSVAQLEEEKKHLEFMNQLKKYDDDISPSEDKDNDSTKEPLDDLFPNDEDDPGQGIQQQHSSAAAAAQQGGYEIPARLRTLHNLVIQYASQGRYEVAVPLCKQALEDLEKTSGHDHPDVATMLNILALVYRDQNKYKDAANLLNDALAIREKTLGKDHPAVAATLNNLAVLYGKRGKYKEAEPLCKRALEIREKVLGKDHPDVAKQLNNLALLCQNQGKYEEVEYYYQRALEIYQTKLGPDDPNVAKTKNNLASCYLKQGKFKQAETLYKEILTRAHEREFGSVDDENKPIWMHAEEREECKGKQKDGTSFGEYGGWYKACKVDSPTVTTTLKNLGALYRRQGKFEAAETLEEAAMRSRKQGLDNVHKQRVAEVLNDPESIEKRRSRESLNVDVVKYESGPDGGEEVSMSVEWNGMRKMKLGLVK, encoded by the exons atgtatgACAACATGTCCACAATGGTGTACCTAAAGGAAGACAAGTTGGAGAAGCTCACCCAGGATGAAATCATTTCTAAGACAAAGCAAGTGATTCAGGGACTGGAAGCTCTGAAGAATGAACACAATTCTATCTTGCAAAGTTTACTTGAGACACTTAAGTGTTTGAAGAAAGATGATGAGAGTAATCTGGTGGAAGAGAAATCAAATATGATTCGCAAGTCACTGGAAATGTTGGAGCTTGGGCTGAGTGAAGCACAG GTCATGATGGCCTTGTCAAACCATCTAAATGCAGTTGagtcagagaaacagaaattGCGAGCCCAAGTACGTCGTCTATGCCAGGAAAATCAGTGGCTGCGGGATGAGTTAGCTAACACACAGCAGAAATTACAAAAAAGTGAGCAATCTGTGGCTCaattggaggaagaaaagaaacaccTGGAATTCATgaatcagttaaaaaaatatgatGATGACATTTCTCCATCA GAGGACAAAGACAATGATTCTACCAAAGAACCTCTGGATGACCTTTTCCCCAATGATGAAGATGACCCAGGTCAAGGAA TTCAACAGCAGCATAGCAGTGCAGCTGCTGCTGCCCAGCAAGGGGGCTATGAAATTCCTGCACGACTTAGAACTCTTCATAACCTTGTTATTCAGTATGCTTCCCAAGGTAGATATGAGGTTGCTGTACCATTGTGCAAGCAAGCACTTGAAGATCTTGAGAAGACTTCTGGTCATGATCATCCTGATGTTGCCACCATGCTAAATATCTTGGCTCTCGTATATAG AGatcagaataaatacaaagatgCAGCTAATCTACTAAATGATGCACTGGCTATTCGTGAAAAAACCTTGGGCAAAGATCATCCAGCg GTGGCAGCAACTCTGAATAATCTTGCAGTGCTTTATGGTAAAAGAGGGAAGTACAAAGAAGCTGAGCCTTTGTGTAAGAGAGCCCTGGAGATCAGAGAGAAG GTTTTGGGAAAAGATCACCCAGATGTTGCCAAACAATTAAATAACTTGGCTTTACTCTGCCAGAACCAGGGCAAGTATGAGGAGGTAGAATATTATTATCAAAGAGCCCTTGAGATCTACCAGACAAAACTGGGACCAGATGACCCCAATGTggccaaaacaaaaaataacttg GCATCCTGCTACCTGAAGCAAGGGAAATTCAAACAGGCTGAAACGCTGTACAAGGAGATTCTCACTCGTGCACATGAGAGAGAGTTTGGCTCTGTAGATG ATGAAAATAAACCCATTTGGATGCAtgcagaggagagagaagaatgcAAA GGAAAACAAAAGGATGGGACATCTTTTGGGGAATATGGTGGCTGGTATAAAGCTTGCAAAGTTGATAG TCCAACTGTGACAACCACTTTAAAGAACCTTGGAGCACTTTATAGACGTCAAGGGAAGTTTGAAGCTGCTGAAACATTAGAGGAAGCAGCCATGAGGTCTCGAAAACAG GGTCTTGACAATGTTCACAAACAGAGAGTAGCTGAAGTGCTAAATGACCCTGAGAgcatagaaaaaagaagaagccGAGAAAGTCTCAATGTTGATGTGGTAAAGTACGAGAGTGGTCCTGATGGAGGGGAGGAAGTGAGTATGAGCGTAGAATGGAATGGG
- the KLC1 gene encoding kinesin light chain 1 isoform X13, with protein MYDNMSTMVYLKEDKLEKLTQDEIISKTKQVIQGLEALKNEHNSILQSLLETLKCLKKDDESNLVEEKSNMIRKSLEMLELGLSEAQVMMALSNHLNAVESEKQKLRAQVRRLCQENQWLRDELANTQQKLQKSEQSVAQLEEEKKHLEFMNQLKKYDDDISPSEDKDNDSTKEPLDDLFPNDEDDPGQGIQQQHSSAAAAAQQGGYEIPARLRTLHNLVIQYASQGRYEVAVPLCKQALEDLEKTSGHDHPDVATMLNILALVYRDQNKYKDAANLLNDALAIREKTLGKDHPAVAATLNNLAVLYGKRGKYKEAEPLCKRALEIREKVLGKDHPDVAKQLNNLALLCQNQGKYEEVEYYYQRALEIYQTKLGPDDPNVAKTKNNLASCYLKQGKFKQAETLYKEILTRAHEREFGSVDDENKPIWMHAEEREECKGKQKDGTSFGEYGGWYKACKVDSPTVTTTLKNLGALYRRQGKFEAAETLEEAAMRSRKQGLDNVHKQRVAEVLNDPESIEKRRSRESLNVDVVKYESGPDGGEEA; from the exons atgtatgACAACATGTCCACAATGGTGTACCTAAAGGAAGACAAGTTGGAGAAGCTCACCCAGGATGAAATCATTTCTAAGACAAAGCAAGTGATTCAGGGACTGGAAGCTCTGAAGAATGAACACAATTCTATCTTGCAAAGTTTACTTGAGACACTTAAGTGTTTGAAGAAAGATGATGAGAGTAATCTGGTGGAAGAGAAATCAAATATGATTCGCAAGTCACTGGAAATGTTGGAGCTTGGGCTGAGTGAAGCACAG GTCATGATGGCCTTGTCAAACCATCTAAATGCAGTTGagtcagagaaacagaaattGCGAGCCCAAGTACGTCGTCTATGCCAGGAAAATCAGTGGCTGCGGGATGAGTTAGCTAACACACAGCAGAAATTACAAAAAAGTGAGCAATCTGTGGCTCaattggaggaagaaaagaaacaccTGGAATTCATgaatcagttaaaaaaatatgatGATGACATTTCTCCATCA GAGGACAAAGACAATGATTCTACCAAAGAACCTCTGGATGACCTTTTCCCCAATGATGAAGATGACCCAGGTCAAGGAA TTCAACAGCAGCATAGCAGTGCAGCTGCTGCTGCCCAGCAAGGGGGCTATGAAATTCCTGCACGACTTAGAACTCTTCATAACCTTGTTATTCAGTATGCTTCCCAAGGTAGATATGAGGTTGCTGTACCATTGTGCAAGCAAGCACTTGAAGATCTTGAGAAGACTTCTGGTCATGATCATCCTGATGTTGCCACCATGCTAAATATCTTGGCTCTCGTATATAG AGatcagaataaatacaaagatgCAGCTAATCTACTAAATGATGCACTGGCTATTCGTGAAAAAACCTTGGGCAAAGATCATCCAGCg GTGGCAGCAACTCTGAATAATCTTGCAGTGCTTTATGGTAAAAGAGGGAAGTACAAAGAAGCTGAGCCTTTGTGTAAGAGAGCCCTGGAGATCAGAGAGAAG GTTTTGGGAAAAGATCACCCAGATGTTGCCAAACAATTAAATAACTTGGCTTTACTCTGCCAGAACCAGGGCAAGTATGAGGAGGTAGAATATTATTATCAAAGAGCCCTTGAGATCTACCAGACAAAACTGGGACCAGATGACCCCAATGTggccaaaacaaaaaataacttg GCATCCTGCTACCTGAAGCAAGGGAAATTCAAACAGGCTGAAACGCTGTACAAGGAGATTCTCACTCGTGCACATGAGAGAGAGTTTGGCTCTGTAGATG ATGAAAATAAACCCATTTGGATGCAtgcagaggagagagaagaatgcAAA GGAAAACAAAAGGATGGGACATCTTTTGGGGAATATGGTGGCTGGTATAAAGCTTGCAAAGTTGATAG TCCAACTGTGACAACCACTTTAAAGAACCTTGGAGCACTTTATAGACGTCAAGGGAAGTTTGAAGCTGCTGAAACATTAGAGGAAGCAGCCATGAGGTCTCGAAAACAG GGTCTTGACAATGTTCACAAACAGAGAGTAGCTGAAGTGCTAAATGACCCTGAGAgcatagaaaaaagaagaagccGAGAAAGTCTCAATGTTGATGTGGTAAAGTACGAGAGTGGTCCTGATGGAGGGGAGGAA
- the KLC1 gene encoding kinesin light chain 1 isoform X9 — MYDNMSTMVYLKEDKLEKLTQDEIISKTKQVIQGLEALKNEHNSILQSLLETLKCLKKDDESNLVEEKSNMIRKSLEMLELGLSEAQVMMALSNHLNAVESEKQKLRAQVRRLCQENQWLRDELANTQQKLQKSEQSVAQLEEEKKHLEFMNQLKKYDDDISPSEDKDNDSTKEPLDDLFPNDEDDPGQGIQQQHSSAAAAAQQGGYEIPARLRTLHNLVIQYASQGRYEVAVPLCKQALEDLEKTSGHDHPDVATMLNILALVYRDQNKYKDAANLLNDALAIREKTLGKDHPAVAATLNNLAVLYGKRGKYKEAEPLCKRALEIREKVLGKDHPDVAKQLNNLALLCQNQGKYEEVEYYYQRALEIYQTKLGPDDPNVAKTKNNLASCYLKQGKFKQAETLYKEILTRAHEREFGSVDDENKPIWMHAEEREECKGKQKDGTSFGEYGGWYKACKVDSPTVTTTLKNLGALYRRQGKFEAAETLEEAAMRSRKQRVAEVLNDPESIEKRRSRESLNVDVVKYESGPDGGEEVSMSVEWNGMRKMKLGLVK; from the exons atgtatgACAACATGTCCACAATGGTGTACCTAAAGGAAGACAAGTTGGAGAAGCTCACCCAGGATGAAATCATTTCTAAGACAAAGCAAGTGATTCAGGGACTGGAAGCTCTGAAGAATGAACACAATTCTATCTTGCAAAGTTTACTTGAGACACTTAAGTGTTTGAAGAAAGATGATGAGAGTAATCTGGTGGAAGAGAAATCAAATATGATTCGCAAGTCACTGGAAATGTTGGAGCTTGGGCTGAGTGAAGCACAG GTCATGATGGCCTTGTCAAACCATCTAAATGCAGTTGagtcagagaaacagaaattGCGAGCCCAAGTACGTCGTCTATGCCAGGAAAATCAGTGGCTGCGGGATGAGTTAGCTAACACACAGCAGAAATTACAAAAAAGTGAGCAATCTGTGGCTCaattggaggaagaaaagaaacaccTGGAATTCATgaatcagttaaaaaaatatgatGATGACATTTCTCCATCA GAGGACAAAGACAATGATTCTACCAAAGAACCTCTGGATGACCTTTTCCCCAATGATGAAGATGACCCAGGTCAAGGAA TTCAACAGCAGCATAGCAGTGCAGCTGCTGCTGCCCAGCAAGGGGGCTATGAAATTCCTGCACGACTTAGAACTCTTCATAACCTTGTTATTCAGTATGCTTCCCAAGGTAGATATGAGGTTGCTGTACCATTGTGCAAGCAAGCACTTGAAGATCTTGAGAAGACTTCTGGTCATGATCATCCTGATGTTGCCACCATGCTAAATATCTTGGCTCTCGTATATAG AGatcagaataaatacaaagatgCAGCTAATCTACTAAATGATGCACTGGCTATTCGTGAAAAAACCTTGGGCAAAGATCATCCAGCg GTGGCAGCAACTCTGAATAATCTTGCAGTGCTTTATGGTAAAAGAGGGAAGTACAAAGAAGCTGAGCCTTTGTGTAAGAGAGCCCTGGAGATCAGAGAGAAG GTTTTGGGAAAAGATCACCCAGATGTTGCCAAACAATTAAATAACTTGGCTTTACTCTGCCAGAACCAGGGCAAGTATGAGGAGGTAGAATATTATTATCAAAGAGCCCTTGAGATCTACCAGACAAAACTGGGACCAGATGACCCCAATGTggccaaaacaaaaaataacttg GCATCCTGCTACCTGAAGCAAGGGAAATTCAAACAGGCTGAAACGCTGTACAAGGAGATTCTCACTCGTGCACATGAGAGAGAGTTTGGCTCTGTAGATG ATGAAAATAAACCCATTTGGATGCAtgcagaggagagagaagaatgcAAA GGAAAACAAAAGGATGGGACATCTTTTGGGGAATATGGTGGCTGGTATAAAGCTTGCAAAGTTGATAG TCCAACTGTGACAACCACTTTAAAGAACCTTGGAGCACTTTATAGACGTCAAGGGAAGTTTGAAGCTGCTGAAACATTAGAGGAAGCAGCCATGAGGTCTCGAAAACAG AGAGTAGCTGAAGTGCTAAATGACCCTGAGAgcatagaaaaaagaagaagccGAGAAAGTCTCAATGTTGATGTGGTAAAGTACGAGAGTGGTCCTGATGGAGGGGAGGAAGTGAGTATGAGCGTAGAATGGAATGGG
- the KLC1 gene encoding kinesin light chain 1 isoform X11 translates to MYDNMSTMVYLKEDKLEKLTQDEIISKTKQVIQGLEALKNEHNSILQSLLETLKCLKKDDESNLVEEKSNMIRKSLEMLELGLSEAQVMMALSNHLNAVESEKQKLRAQVRRLCQENQWLRDELANTQQKLQKSEQSVAQLEEEKKHLEFMNQLKKYDDDISPSEDKDNDSTKEPLDDLFPNDEDDPGQGIQQQHSSAAAAAQQGGYEIPARLRTLHNLVIQYASQGRYEVAVPLCKQALEDLEKTSGHDHPDVATMLNILALVYRDQNKYKDAANLLNDALAIREKTLGKDHPAVAATLNNLAVLYGKRGKYKEAEPLCKRALEIREKVLGKDHPDVAKQLNNLALLCQNQGKYEEVEYYYQRALEIYQTKLGPDDPNVAKTKNNLASCYLKQGKFKQAETLYKEILTRAHEREFGSVDDENKPIWMHAEEREECKGKQKDGTSFGEYGGWYKACKVDSPTVTTTLKNLGALYRRQGKFEAAETLEEAAMRSRKQRVAEVLNDPESIEKRRSRESLNVDVVKYESGPDGGEEMRKMKLGLVK, encoded by the exons atgtatgACAACATGTCCACAATGGTGTACCTAAAGGAAGACAAGTTGGAGAAGCTCACCCAGGATGAAATCATTTCTAAGACAAAGCAAGTGATTCAGGGACTGGAAGCTCTGAAGAATGAACACAATTCTATCTTGCAAAGTTTACTTGAGACACTTAAGTGTTTGAAGAAAGATGATGAGAGTAATCTGGTGGAAGAGAAATCAAATATGATTCGCAAGTCACTGGAAATGTTGGAGCTTGGGCTGAGTGAAGCACAG GTCATGATGGCCTTGTCAAACCATCTAAATGCAGTTGagtcagagaaacagaaattGCGAGCCCAAGTACGTCGTCTATGCCAGGAAAATCAGTGGCTGCGGGATGAGTTAGCTAACACACAGCAGAAATTACAAAAAAGTGAGCAATCTGTGGCTCaattggaggaagaaaagaaacaccTGGAATTCATgaatcagttaaaaaaatatgatGATGACATTTCTCCATCA GAGGACAAAGACAATGATTCTACCAAAGAACCTCTGGATGACCTTTTCCCCAATGATGAAGATGACCCAGGTCAAGGAA TTCAACAGCAGCATAGCAGTGCAGCTGCTGCTGCCCAGCAAGGGGGCTATGAAATTCCTGCACGACTTAGAACTCTTCATAACCTTGTTATTCAGTATGCTTCCCAAGGTAGATATGAGGTTGCTGTACCATTGTGCAAGCAAGCACTTGAAGATCTTGAGAAGACTTCTGGTCATGATCATCCTGATGTTGCCACCATGCTAAATATCTTGGCTCTCGTATATAG AGatcagaataaatacaaagatgCAGCTAATCTACTAAATGATGCACTGGCTATTCGTGAAAAAACCTTGGGCAAAGATCATCCAGCg GTGGCAGCAACTCTGAATAATCTTGCAGTGCTTTATGGTAAAAGAGGGAAGTACAAAGAAGCTGAGCCTTTGTGTAAGAGAGCCCTGGAGATCAGAGAGAAG GTTTTGGGAAAAGATCACCCAGATGTTGCCAAACAATTAAATAACTTGGCTTTACTCTGCCAGAACCAGGGCAAGTATGAGGAGGTAGAATATTATTATCAAAGAGCCCTTGAGATCTACCAGACAAAACTGGGACCAGATGACCCCAATGTggccaaaacaaaaaataacttg GCATCCTGCTACCTGAAGCAAGGGAAATTCAAACAGGCTGAAACGCTGTACAAGGAGATTCTCACTCGTGCACATGAGAGAGAGTTTGGCTCTGTAGATG ATGAAAATAAACCCATTTGGATGCAtgcagaggagagagaagaatgcAAA GGAAAACAAAAGGATGGGACATCTTTTGGGGAATATGGTGGCTGGTATAAAGCTTGCAAAGTTGATAG TCCAACTGTGACAACCACTTTAAAGAACCTTGGAGCACTTTATAGACGTCAAGGGAAGTTTGAAGCTGCTGAAACATTAGAGGAAGCAGCCATGAGGTCTCGAAAACAG AGAGTAGCTGAAGTGCTAAATGACCCTGAGAgcatagaaaaaagaagaagccGAGAAAGTCTCAATGTTGATGTGGTAAAGTACGAGAGTGGTCCTGATGGAGGGGAGGAA
- the KLC1 gene encoding kinesin light chain 1 isoform X6: MYDNMSTMVYLKEDKLEKLTQDEIISKTKQVIQGLEALKNEHNSILQSLLETLKCLKKDDESNLVEEKSNMIRKSLEMLELGLSEAQVMMALSNHLNAVESEKQKLRAQVRRLCQENQWLRDELANTQQKLQKSEQSVAQLEEEKKHLEFMNQLKKYDDDISPSEDKDNDSTKEPLDDLFPNDEDDPGQGIQQQHSSAAAAAQQGGYEIPARLRTLHNLVIQYASQGRYEVAVPLCKQALEDLEKTSGHDHPDVATMLNILALVYRDQNKYKDAANLLNDALAIREKTLGKDHPAVAATLNNLAVLYGKRGKYKEAEPLCKRALEIREKVLGKDHPDVAKQLNNLALLCQNQGKYEEVEYYYQRALEIYQTKLGPDDPNVAKTKNNLASCYLKQGKFKQAETLYKEILTRAHEREFGSVDDENKPIWMHAEEREECKGKQKDGTSFGEYGGWYKACKVDSPTVTTTLKNLGALYRRQGKFEAAETLEEAAMRSRKQGLDNVHKQRVAEVLNDPESIEKRRSRESLNVDVVKYESGPDGGEEVSMSVEWNGDGTGSLKRSGSFSKLRASIRRSSEKLVRKLKGGSSRDSEPKNPGNEIIV, encoded by the exons atgtatgACAACATGTCCACAATGGTGTACCTAAAGGAAGACAAGTTGGAGAAGCTCACCCAGGATGAAATCATTTCTAAGACAAAGCAAGTGATTCAGGGACTGGAAGCTCTGAAGAATGAACACAATTCTATCTTGCAAAGTTTACTTGAGACACTTAAGTGTTTGAAGAAAGATGATGAGAGTAATCTGGTGGAAGAGAAATCAAATATGATTCGCAAGTCACTGGAAATGTTGGAGCTTGGGCTGAGTGAAGCACAG GTCATGATGGCCTTGTCAAACCATCTAAATGCAGTTGagtcagagaaacagaaattGCGAGCCCAAGTACGTCGTCTATGCCAGGAAAATCAGTGGCTGCGGGATGAGTTAGCTAACACACAGCAGAAATTACAAAAAAGTGAGCAATCTGTGGCTCaattggaggaagaaaagaaacaccTGGAATTCATgaatcagttaaaaaaatatgatGATGACATTTCTCCATCA GAGGACAAAGACAATGATTCTACCAAAGAACCTCTGGATGACCTTTTCCCCAATGATGAAGATGACCCAGGTCAAGGAA TTCAACAGCAGCATAGCAGTGCAGCTGCTGCTGCCCAGCAAGGGGGCTATGAAATTCCTGCACGACTTAGAACTCTTCATAACCTTGTTATTCAGTATGCTTCCCAAGGTAGATATGAGGTTGCTGTACCATTGTGCAAGCAAGCACTTGAAGATCTTGAGAAGACTTCTGGTCATGATCATCCTGATGTTGCCACCATGCTAAATATCTTGGCTCTCGTATATAG AGatcagaataaatacaaagatgCAGCTAATCTACTAAATGATGCACTGGCTATTCGTGAAAAAACCTTGGGCAAAGATCATCCAGCg GTGGCAGCAACTCTGAATAATCTTGCAGTGCTTTATGGTAAAAGAGGGAAGTACAAAGAAGCTGAGCCTTTGTGTAAGAGAGCCCTGGAGATCAGAGAGAAG GTTTTGGGAAAAGATCACCCAGATGTTGCCAAACAATTAAATAACTTGGCTTTACTCTGCCAGAACCAGGGCAAGTATGAGGAGGTAGAATATTATTATCAAAGAGCCCTTGAGATCTACCAGACAAAACTGGGACCAGATGACCCCAATGTggccaaaacaaaaaataacttg GCATCCTGCTACCTGAAGCAAGGGAAATTCAAACAGGCTGAAACGCTGTACAAGGAGATTCTCACTCGTGCACATGAGAGAGAGTTTGGCTCTGTAGATG ATGAAAATAAACCCATTTGGATGCAtgcagaggagagagaagaatgcAAA GGAAAACAAAAGGATGGGACATCTTTTGGGGAATATGGTGGCTGGTATAAAGCTTGCAAAGTTGATAG TCCAACTGTGACAACCACTTTAAAGAACCTTGGAGCACTTTATAGACGTCAAGGGAAGTTTGAAGCTGCTGAAACATTAGAGGAAGCAGCCATGAGGTCTCGAAAACAG GGTCTTGACAATGTTCACAAACAGAGAGTAGCTGAAGTGCTAAATGACCCTGAGAgcatagaaaaaagaagaagccGAGAAAGTCTCAATGTTGATGTGGTAAAGTACGAGAGTGGTCCTGATGGAGGGGAGGAAGTGAGTATGAGCGTAGAATGGAATGGG